DNA from Gammaproteobacteria bacterium:
AGAAACTACCTATGGTGGAAGACCTTCGCGATGAGTCTGACCACGAGGATCCTACTCGCTTGGTCATTATACCGCGCTCCAACCGGATAGATGCGGGGGAATTGATGGCCCACCTCTTTGCCACCACGGACTTAGAGCGTAGCTATCGGGTCAATCTCAACATTATTGGCCTGGATGGCCGTCCACAGGTCAAGAATCTGCATCGTATCCTCGGCGAGTGGCTGGAGTTTCGCATCGCTACAGTACGTCGTCGTCTTGCCCACCGCTTAGAGCGGGTGCTACGCCGACTTCACATATTGGAAGGGTTGCTAATTGCCTATCTCAATATCGACGAGGTGATCCGTATCATTCGCTTTGAAGACCACCCTAAACAGCGGTTGATGGAGCGTTTCAATCTCTCTGACATCCAGGCTGAGGCCATCCTGGAACTCAAATTGCGCCACCTGGCACGGCTTGAAGAGATGCAGATCCGTGGTGAGCAGGCCACATTGGCAGCAGAGCGCGATAGCCTACAACGTACTTTGGGTGATGAAGGGCTCCTCAAGCAGCTCGTCGGGCAAGAGATTCGGGCGGATGCTGAGAAATACGGCGACGCACGCTGTTCGCCGCTGGCCACTGCGCTGCCGATCCCGGCTAAGGCTTTGGATGAGACGACGCTGGCGCCGGTCGAATTGGTGACCGTGATCCTTTCCGCCCGTGGTTGGATACGCGCGGCCAAGGGCCACGAGTTGGACCCGGCGACGCTCAATTACAAATCCGGCGATCAGTTTCTCGCCATGGCGCGGGGACGTAGCAATCAAGTTGCTATCTTCCTAGACACAACCGGCCGCAGTTACGCCCTCCCTGCCCACACCCTGCCCTCGGCCCGTGGTCAAGGTGAACCTCTGTCAGGCCGACTTTCTCCGCCCAACGGGGCAGATTTCGTCACCTTGCTCATGGGGGCACCCGAAGAGGCACTAGTCGTGGGCTCAAACGCGGGTTATGGCTTCATCGTTACCCTGGACGACCTTACGAGCCGCAACCGAACGGGTAAGGCGGTAATTACGGTCCCAACGGATGCCCGCGTGCTCCCACCTCTGCCGTTAACAGACCCTACATTGCAAATAGTAGCGGTTACCAATACCGGACACCTTTTGCGATTTCGGGTCGAGGAGTTACCACGGATGCCACGCGGTAAGGGGGTGAAGTTTATTAGTCTCACCGACGCAGATGCCGACGGGAAGCGTGAGGAGCATGTGGTCGGCTGGGTTCTGCTACAAGCCGGAGAAGGAGTGATTCTAGGTTGCGGAAAACGTAATCTGACGTTATCAACCAAAGAATTGGAACACTACAGCGGTCAACGCGCCCGTCGCGGTCTCAAGCTGCCGCGTGGTTATCAGAAAGTGGAATCACTGGTCGTGGAGAGAGCAAAGAAATCGGAGGCACCTTCAGGCTGACATAATACGGATTCAAACGCGAAGTGCAAGTCTTGAATTAACAATTGGCTGAATGAGCGAGGCACGCTAGTTTCTGTATCAGACGAATCCTCGCGACGTCAAGGGACCGTAAAAACAAGCCCTGTAGCAGGGGTGCCGGGAATCTTTTCCCTCGGCACCCCTGCCACCCAGCGAGGGGAATTTGACTTTTTCTTAATCAATAGACATTATCGGAAACCTCACCCCCCGCCCCCCTCTCCTTAACAGGAGAG
Protein-coding regions in this window:
- the parC gene encoding DNA topoisomerase IV subunit A; the protein is MTLSTPLSSEGTERLPMSAFTEKAYLDYSMYVILDRALPHIGDGLKPVQRRIVYAMSELGLSSGAKPKKSARTVGDVLGKFHPHGDTACYEAMVLMAQPFAFRYPLIDGQGNWGSPDDPKSFAAMRYTEARLSPFSEVLLSEVGQGTVDWVPNFDGTLEEPSLLPARLPNILLNGTMGIAVGMATDIPPHNLREVAAACVHLLEHPEATLEELCERLPGPDYPTSAEIITPREDLVRIYRTGGGSLRMRARWVREDGDTPAIVITALPYQVSPARILEQIAAQMVAKKLPMVEDLRDESDHEDPTRLVIIPRSNRIDAGELMAHLFATTDLERSYRVNLNIIGLDGRPQVKNLHRILGEWLEFRIATVRRRLAHRLERVLRRLHILEGLLIAYLNIDEVIRIIRFEDHPKQRLMERFNLSDIQAEAILELKLRHLARLEEMQIRGEQATLAAERDSLQRTLGDEGLLKQLVGQEIRADAEKYGDARCSPLATALPIPAKALDETTLAPVELVTVILSARGWIRAAKGHELDPATLNYKSGDQFLAMARGRSNQVAIFLDTTGRSYALPAHTLPSARGQGEPLSGRLSPPNGADFVTLLMGAPEEALVVGSNAGYGFIVTLDDLTSRNRTGKAVITVPTDARVLPPLPLTDPTLQIVAVTNTGHLLRFRVEELPRMPRGKGVKFISLTDADADGKREEHVVGWVLLQAGEGVILGCGKRNLTLSTKELEHYSGQRARRGLKLPRGYQKVESLVVERAKKSEAPSG